A region of the Chloroflexota bacterium genome:
CGTTGGTCAGGATCGCCCGGCTCCGCTCCTTGGCGAGGGCGACGAGCTTCGCGTCGACTTCGGCGATCTCCGGGAAGCCCTCCTCGGCGATCTCGAGCGGCGTCGGGGTGTCCTTCTGGAGTCGGGCGAGGATCTCGAGCCCGCGCCGGCCGCGATTGCGACGGAGGGTGTCCGGGCTGTCGGCGATGTGCTGGAGCTCCTCGAGTACGAACCGTGGGACGACGAGCGTGCCGTAGATGAAGCCCGACTCGACGATCTCGGCGATCCGACCGTCGATGATGGCGCTCGTGTCGACGACGATGTGCGGCTCTCCCGTCGATCCGCGTTCGACCTCTGCACCGACTCGCCGGAGCAGGCCGATCGCCGCGGCGGCCTCCACGAGGTCGGCCCGCTTCGCGACGGTGAGGCCGACCATCCCGAGCCCGAGGAACAGCGAGACCCCCAGGGGCAGCCACTGACCGAGCGGGCCACCGATGTTCGAGAGCGGCAGGCCGAGGAGGAGCCCCATGAGGAGTCCGATGAGCAGGCCGATGACCGCCGCCACGAATTCGGCCGTGGAGAGCTCCTGGACCTGGCGGAGGAGCCATCCGGACGGCACGACCGTGAGGTACGGAAGCACGCCGAACCCGATGACGAGCCAGGCGACGACCCAGGCCGCGAGGAATGCGCCGGCGTACTGCTGGCCGACGAAGAGCCCGCCGTCGATGGATGCGGTGGTGAGCCCCACGAGCGTCCCGAGGGCCGCGCCGAGGAACCGGATGCTGCGGATCACCTGCGTCTCTTCATCCGCTCGGGGAGTCGGCGGTGCGACGGCGCCGTCCTCCCGACTCGTGGACGGCGTACCCGTGCGCCGTCGGGAGAGCCTAGCATCGCCGAGAGCGCATCGTCAGGAGGTGTTCGCCGGCCGCCTGCCCCATGGTCCGGTGCACCCGTCGGCCGCGCCTCAGGCGCGCCACCCGGTCGGTGCGACGCTGCGGGTCGCGTCGAAGGCGACCGCCAGGGCGTCGCCGAGGGTCGCCACGCCGACCACCTCGAGGCCGGTGATCTCGGGAGGCGACACGGAGGACGCGGCGACGGGCACGATCGCCCGACCGAAGCCGAGCCGGGCGGCCTCGCGGAGGCGTCGTTCGAGACCCGTCACGGACCGCAGCTCGCCGAGCAGCCCGACCTCGCCGACGGCGACGGTCCCACTGCGGACCGTCTGATCGCGGAGCGAAGATGCGAGGGCGATGGCGATCGGGAGGTCGAGGGCCGGTTCGTCGACCGACAGCCCGCCGGCGACGTTCATGTAGACATCGTGGCTCGCGAGGTCGATGCCGGCCCGCCGCCCGAGGACCGCGATGAGGAGCGCCAGTCGGTTCGGGTCGAGGCCGCTCGCCATCCGGCGCGGCGTCCCATAGCTCGTCGAGGCCACGAGCGCCTGGATCTCGATGAGCAGTGGGCGGCTGCCCTCGAGCGTCGGGACGACGACGCTCCCCGGCGCGCCCGCCGGGCCTGCGCCGAGAAAGGCCCGCGCCGGGTCGGCAAGCTCACCGAGCCCGGTCTCGCCCATCTCGAATACGCCGACCTCCTCGGTCGAGCCGAAGCGGTTCTTCGTCGCCCGGAGCAGGCGCAGGGAGGCATATCGCTCGCCCTCGAGGGTGAGGACCGCGTCCACGAGGTGCTCGAGCGTCTTGGGTCCTGCGATCGAGCCATCCTTCGTCACATGACCGACGAGCACGACCGCGACGCCGTCGCCCTTGGCGAGCTCCATGAGGCGGAGGGCGGACTCCCGCACCTGTCCGACGCTGCCCGCCGGCCCGTCGAGTTCCTCGACGCTCATCGTCTGGATCGAATCGACGACCACGA
Encoded here:
- a CDS encoding PIN domain-containing protein — its product is MIRSIRFLGAALGTLVGLTTASIDGGLFVGQQYAGAFLAAWVVAWLVIGFGVLPYLTVVPSGWLLRQVQELSTAEFVAAVIGLLIGLLMGLLLGLPLSNIGGPLGQWLPLGVSLFLGLGMVGLTVAKRADLVEAAAAIGLLRRVGAEVERGSTGEPHIVVDTSAIIDGRIAEIVESGFIYGTLVVPRFVLEELQHIADSPDTLRRNRGRRGLEILARLQKDTPTPLEIAEEGFPEIAEVDAKLVALAKERSRAILTNDFNLNRVAELQGIRVMNINSLANAVKAALLPGEDLRVRVIQEGKEAGQGVGFLDDGTMIVVEGGARFMDRDLDVAVTRVLQTVAGRMIFAQPRTD
- the radA gene encoding DNA repair protein RadA, giving the protein MVKAQSRYVCQSCGDAFVRWEGQCRSCGSWNSLVETLVRPSTRSARAATGGAGRGGSSAPPVALAEIGDAAVPRIGIGIGEVDRVLGGGLVPGSLILVGGEPGIGKSTLVLQIAAGLARSAADGGSTVVYATGEESAAQVALRATRLGLTRGVAGQSIRVVAESEVGRIVEIARTERPGLVVVDSIQTMSVEELDGPAGSVGQVRESALRLMELAKGDGVAVVLVGHVTKDGSIAGPKTLEHLVDAVLTLEGERYASLRLLRATKNRFGSTEEVGVFEMGETGLGELADPARAFLGAGPAGAPGSVVVPTLEGSRPLLIEIQALVASTSYGTPRRMASGLDPNRLALLIAVLGRRAGIDLASHDVYMNVAGGLSVDEPALDLPIAIALASSLRDQTVRSGTVAVGEVGLLGELRSVTGLERRLREAARLGFGRAIVPVAASSVSPPEITGLEVVGVATLGDALAVAFDATRSVAPTGWRA